Below is a genomic region from Dechloromonas denitrificans.
TGTTTGGGGTTTTGATTTTTGTTTGCAGCCAATTTTCTATAGGTTTTGGTGTTAGGTATTCATCCGCAACGGCGTCATAGCTAAGCGAGTTCTCAAATTCCGCCACCAACAAATCACGCATCAACTCTGCTATGTCTTCTGGTGGATCTGTGATCAAGCGGTTTGCAATATAAGCTGAATCAAGGTCACTTTCGAAACGAGTTAGAAGGTGGTGCGTATTTTTTCTGATTGCGCCAACTGATGCCAATGCAAATGATGGAATCAGTCCATCGTTTAATTTTGTAAACAGGGTGATGATTTTTTCTGGTAAATCGCTACTGGGAACAGTATATTTATTGACGATAGCCAGTAGGCATGCTGCACTCTTTGCGGTTTCGCCATCAACCTTGCTCAGGTCAATACCTCCACTGCCAAGCGCGGACACGGCTTCATTCAATATCTCAACTGTCACCATGTTTCCAGTGTAAATACAAATCAAGCGTAGTCTGTTGCCCTCATTTATATCTTGCTCAGCTAGTTCTTTCAGAATTTCTTTTGTTAACTCTGGCGATTGTTTTTCCAGGTGCCAATCGATGATCAGCACATCAGCAGCTTTGGCCGCTTTAAGCGCCCGCTTCTTCTTGGCATCGCTGTCAGTATCTGTATCTTTTGGCAGTACAAAGGCGCAGGACAAGCCTGCATCGGCAAATGAGTCCGAAATCTCAATGATGTCCAGGCGGTGAGCAGTCAAATCTGCCCCTCCTGTTAACGCATCACCCTGCGTTTGGGTGGTTACCGGCTGGCTGAGTTCAGCCGCTGCTTGCACTCCACCCATGCCCACATCGACAGGAATGGCGAGTGGCGCCTGGATTGTTTTGAGTTGTGCATTTTCTGGTGGTGTATATGGTTCGTTGTCCACAATGACCACATTTTTTAGAAAGCTTTTTACTGCGTTCATGCAGTGTTGTTGCCAGATCTCTTCAGGGGTAGGTGCGGACGGGGTTGCTTTGTCGCCAGCTTGTGCCGGGGAGCTTTCGATAACAGGGGGCTGATCATCAATATTTGCTGCTACAGGCTCAACCTGAATGGCATTTTCACGATTCATTTTTCGCTCACTTGTTCTTTTGCGCTGATGCGGAAAATAGGGTGGGTGTCCAGTCCGGCCTGTGCCAGTTCCAGTTCAAACCCTTCACGATGTAGGGCGTTGCGGCTTACTGCCAAGCCCATGCCGCGGCCACCGGGCTTTTTGGTTACCCCAAAGTCAAAAATCTGTTCTTTCATCCGCTCTTCTATGCCTGGACCGGTATTGGATATCAGCAAGTCCTGTCCATCAGCATCTAGAACGACTTTTCTTTCACCTTGGGCGCGGCTGTCGATCCAGTAAATCGCGTTATCAATAATGTTTACAAACGCGCCAATGATGGCGGGGGGTTTGCAGTCGATCTTGAGCTCTCGAAAAGCTGAGGTGGGTACCAGTTCTATTTTTGCTTCTTCGAGCGTTAGGGAAAATATGCGCCGTACAGCAGACAAAATTTCCTCGCCGGATAGAGTGACGGTTGAGCGGTAAAGTCTTCGGCCGAGAGGATCAATGGCTTTTAGGTAGTCATCCAGATGCTCGATATGGGTGCGCAGCGGTTTATAAATCAGAGCTAACGGGGGGTTTCGATCTGCCCATGGCCTGAGGTCATTCAGGGCAACACGTATACCGTTGGCTGCCCGTTCGAATTCATGCTGCAGGATGCCGACAGCCATGCCCATTTGGGCAAATTCCGTATAAAAATCGAGCTGCTCTTCCAGTTGCTGATTACGGTTTTCCAGTGCGGCGAAACGATCGTCCAGTGTTTCTCGGGCAGTAATACCTTCGGTGAGTTCGTCCATTTGGCGCCTGAAGGCATCGAGCAACGAGGCTTCCTCTTCACTCAGCGCACTCATGGCGTTTTCGATGTCGTGCCGGACTTCGTCCAGATATGCCGGGTTCTCTGCTGTGCGTTTGGTAAAGTCACCCACCAAATTTTCCATACTGACGCGTAACCCGGCAAATTCATCCTGTAGCGTGATACGCAAGGTTTTCTGCATATTGTCGCTAGCCATTAATGCGGCCCGGCGAAGACTACTTAATGCTTTTACAGACTCGGTTCGTTCCTTCTCTATATCTTGCAAGGCATTTTCAATGCGCTGGGCTTCGGCAATATGCCCTTCGGTAGCATTATGTAACTGCTGGTCGATATGCACGCGCAGTGGGTCAAGTATTTCTGCTTTTAGCGTGGCCGATGTATTCAGGTAAGCATTCCAGTCACGCTCAAGTGACTTCCCAAGTGAAAGCCCTTTTGGGGCCAAAATGATGCTGGCACTAGCCAGTTTTCTATATTGTGCGCGTACCTCAGCATCTAGATTACGCAGCTTTAGTGCCAAGTCGCCCAAGCTGTGAATGTTTGTCAGGTTGGCTATGCTTTCTTCAATGTAACTTCTGACTTTCTTGTTTTCATTTTCAAAGAAATTGTTCTCGTAATTTTTGAAGAAAACATCTAGCTGTTTTTTTAGCTCTCCCCTTCTCCCTTCAGCTTTTTTCCTTTGTTTTTCCAGTAATTTTGATTGCAAATCCAACTCTTTTTTCACATCCCAGAAGTCACCTTGGGGAGATGTTTCGCGAAAGAATTCATAAGCTAGTTGCTGATAAAAATTAATAAGAATGGATCGGAAATCACGATAAGCTTGGTTTTCGCGGAAGCCTTCTCGGCCTGCTTTTTCAGAAAGTGCACTATTATGTTCGTGCGAAATTTCTACGTAACCAAACCCTCGGCGATAAGAGAAAAACCAATCGCCAGCTGATTTTGTTCGTCTTTTTTCGATGTCCAGCCAATCAATGTCGCTGTTGCCATAAGGCAGCATCCTTATGCTGTCCCTATAAATGTACAGTCCGCCTAAGCGATCTAATTTTTTTGTAATATCAATCCAACTTTCAGAGCTGAGCTTTGAGTCTTTTTGCGCCCCCTGAACATAGCCATATTTAAAGTAAAAACTACCGCAGCGGGGCTGTCGACCACGGCCATCCAACCAGTTGCAAACAAACGGGCGTGATTTTCCATAAATGCTGACTGTGCCGGTGAATTGGCCATTCGCGTCGAAAGTGCCTTCGAAAAATTGGTCTGTTTTTTCAAAATCGTTGTTAGAGAAAAATTCATTTGGCCCAATCAGTGAACGCGGTTCACTGCCATTGTGGTCACGGAATTCTGTCGTGATAACAGGGAGCTGATCAGACATGTAGTTGGAAAAGCCCAGCAGATTGCGCTCCAGCTTGGAGGCATCCTTATCTGCGCCACCATCAATATCGTCATCCAGTTCAGAGGCAACTGGCAGGACAATGAAATGGGTACCGTAGCCATCTCCACTGAGAGAGAGCGGTTTTTCTCTGTCACGGTTCAGCGTGGTATCGAGGATGTCTGGACTAATCGTGCGCACCCGATCCAAGTCACGGCAGAGGGTGTCGTAGGCCTCGGGTGCAATGTCGGGCTGAAGGCTGGCAAGGTTGGCTGCAACGTGGTTGGCCAGCGTAATGATGTCGCTATTGCTTGGCAAGGTGCCACCGGGGATTTCCTTAATCGGGATGTCGATGGCGCTGATGTCAATGCCGGGCTGTTCAAATAACCCCCAGTGAACAAGCGTGACGATCAGGTTGTGCAGGCCATCTGGGCGGGCGGCACGGGTCATGAGTAGTGTGACGGGGGCGATGACGGCGATGGCCAGTCGTCCAATGCCTTTCTCTCCCATAATGATGCGTTTGGGCGGATTCCGGAGGCCTCTCCACTCATCGGTATTTGCCGTGCTATTCGCTTTTACCCGTGATTCTGTGCCGATTGTCAACCAGCGATTTTCCAGATCTTCCCTAGTCATGCCATAGCCATCATCACGTAAAACCAGAACCCGGGTACGACGATAGAAATCGACTTCAACGCGATCGGCGTAGGCGTCGTGGGCATTTTTGAACAATTCGTGAATAGCGGTTGGTATGCCTGCAATTTGTTGCCTGCCGAGCATGTCGACAGCGCGCGCCCTGACTCGTAGCTGTGTCATTGCAACCCCTGATTACTTGTGCATTAGTCTTTTGTAGATTCAGGGAAGTCTACCATGCGCAATACTTTGTCATGTGGTTGCGAGACATGGATATCGTTACTGGTAGGGCGAGCCGTGCCATCGAGCAAATGTCACGGCTGCTGGGGGATTAGTCTTTAGATTGGCGGGTCAATGCCTTTTTCAGGCTTTGGGCGATGCAGTGCATCATTTGAGGAGGAACGGCATTCCCAATTTGAGTCGCGATTTCGCTGGCATTACCTTTGAAAACATAGTGATCCGGAAACGATTGTAATCTGGCAGCTTCGCGCAGGGTGATGGCACGGTGCTGTTCCGGATGAGCAAATCGTCCCCGGGTAATGTCCGTGCAGCCGGTTGTCAATGTCGGTGCAACATCGCCCCATCGCATGCGGCCGTATGTATCCGAGAACGATGAGCTTTTTTTGCCTTTGTGACAGGCGAGCTGTAAATGATCGGGCAGGGATTCGCGTCCGCCACCATCCTTGGGAATGTGCTGGAGACGAACGATATTGAGCGGGGTATGTTTTCTGGCAAAGTGCAATGGATCAGGATTTGCCTCCGTACGGCCGACTGATGGCGGGGGCAAGTCGCCAATTGCATCTCGGACAAACTTCTTTTCTGCCTGTGCAATTCTGACTGCATCTTCCAGTGGTACGCCTTTTGCCGCAACCAGAATCATTCTGGCACGTCGTTGTGGGACGCCGTGATCGGCTGCGTTTAGTTTGATTGGTTCGGAAACTGCGTAGCCAGCTATTTTATGCAGCCATGTTGTGAAGAATGTAAAGACATCGCTGGATTGTAGCCCCGGTACGTTCTCAATAAACACCAAGCTGGGTGTGAATGTCTCTATGAATGGTATGGCAGTGGAAAGAAGATCGTTGCGAGTGTCATCTTTGCTTTTGTGGCGATTCTGAGTGCTGAATGGCTGGCAGGGGGCACAAATTGCCAAAAGATCAAGTTTTTTGGGTACTAGATCGGCGAACTCGCACGGGGAGACCTCTCGGATGTCTCTCTCAACCAATCGTACTTCTGGATGGTTTGCGCGGTATGTCGCGCATGCTTTAGTGTTCAGATCGATCGCACCTACCACTTTAAAGCCAGCATCCTTAAGCCCAAGGGTGACCCCCCCTGAACCACAAAAAAGGTCTAGTGCAATGAGTGTTTCGTTGTTGCTTTGCATGGGCAGTACAGATGCTGTCGTTCTATCAGTTTGATCATGTGCGGTCCTTCATTAAACAGCGCATGTAAGGATTGCCCGTAGTTTAAATTTGGTCAACCTTATAGCCTACAGCTAGATCAAATGCAAAGTACCATTACATTAGTATCGATATTTGAAGATTTTTGGCTTGCCAACTTAATTGGTGCTTCATTTTGGGCAACACGCCGCCGCTGATCTCCTCCCAACTAACCGAGCGGTCGAAATTAGAGATTTCCGACTTCGAATCCCGTCTCCTTTGAGGATTCGGCTAATTTGAGGCTGACTTGCCCCAACAATTTCGGCTACCTCCGACTGGCTAATCCCTCGCTCCCGAAAGATTGTGGCAGCACGCAGTACACGAGCCTTGGTGACCATACCGATCAATTGATTATTTCCTTTGTTAAAGCAGTTCTTTGCTGGCAGCCAAGCAATGGCTCCCCTTGAGGTAGGCAGTTTTCGACTTTAATTGGTAAGAACACGATTCTGTTCATCGGCAATTAAGTCTGAGACACCAAGATTCCAATCCACGTCATTTACAGGGAACCAAACGCCAAGCAATGTCTGAGACACAGGGATAGCACCCCACTCCCACCGTGAAGGTTGCACCCAATATAGTCTGGGACACACTGTTATCACTCGTCACGCCATCGCCAAAGCCGCAATTTCGGCCTTAGCGACCGTTGAGCTGAGGTACTGAATCAGACCGCAATCAACGGCTTATCTGCCGCTCAACTAAGGCCTCGTGATGTCTATTAAAGACAGGAAAAGTCTCTTACGCACGTCATTCCCTAAGTGCCTTATCCAGATACGACGTCAATTTTTCAGTCGCAGCTGTCCAACCTCCAAGGTCGGAAAAGCAAATTGAGTTCGGATGACGACGTCCCAATTCCAAGAGATAAGATCGCACAAATGAATCTTCCGAGTGTTTGAGGATGAGAAACTGGGCAAGTGTTTTCAGATTTTCAGGAGCATTCTCACGATCTTTGAGCATGTTTAGGACTGAAACCTGAAGTGATTGTTTCCGCTCGGAGAGCATCCTATCCTCGCTGTTCCCGGCAGCAAAAAATACGAGATTCATTCGAACTTCAGCATTACCACGCGCAATCACCATAGCAACCAACTTTAGCAGTTCTTCCTTAGGCTCATTTGTGCCAGATGCTGCATACAAGATGCTTTCAGTGAGCCTTCCGAGTTCATTTGTAGGTGGAGTTTCATTAAACACCTTCAAAAGTGCTCTACTAAGAGGGAGAACATGCTCAGCCTTAGGTCTGCCAACAGCTAAACCGTGAAGCACTTGGTCTCGAATTGCCTCTCTTTTTAGCAATTCGTCCAATACCTCGGAAAAGTTATCAGCAGCTAGTCCGTACAAGGCAGATATATCCTCTAATGCCAGGCTCTCACAAGCAATAAGCTGCTGAGCGGCTGCGGCATCACCTGCGTGGCTCAGTATTCTTAGCAGAAGGTGTTGCTCAGCTTGATGACGCTCTACGCGAAGCCAGTGTTGCGCCAGTTGAGTTGCTGCAGGATGCGGGCCATCGTCAGTAGTCATAGCGAGTGCTAGGCCTACCTTAGTCGGAAATGGAAGGAAATCCGCACCATTCAAGAGTACTTGATGGATGTGCTCAGGGTAGCTGTGCGCCAGGTAATCTAGCATCAAGCGGCAACTTGGCCTTTTGTCGTTGGCCAGTAGCTCAAGGGCCGTTTCTAGGCGCGATTTTGCAGTCAGAAAGAAGCAGCCTTGTGCCAAATTGCACATGGCAGCTTCGTTTGTGTCTTGGAGCGGTATATCAGAGTCGAACCAGTCCAGCAGGAAACGTAAGCTTTCGGCTGGAGTTTCAGCTATTACCTTAAGAAAACGGGATCGCCATTCTGTGACGTGAAAGTTGGGTGCATAACTGGGGGTTAACCAATGCTTCGTTCGCCAGTCGTAGCCACTTTCATTCTTGGCTAGTGACCAGAGCAAACTTAACCGAAAGTTTGCGTTCCATCGGCAATTGCTCACTAGGTCAAGCAATGCACGTCCCGGCCCCCAGGAAGAGAAAAGATTTGATTTTCGCCAAGAATTAGCCAAACGCAGTGCGATATCTGTAAACGGAATCAAATCCGTGTGCGCACTAATGCTGGAGCAGACTAACGACAAGCAGGTTTTATCTCCAAGGCGGATATAGGTCTCTGCCAGTTGCTCCACAAAAGGGAACGCTGCGGCTGGGTCGCGTGCCGCGAGCTGTTCTAGTGCTGACCTAAGTGCCCCCACTTTTAGCGGGGATTCGTTGATCGAACTCCAGTTCGTTAACTCCTCATTTATGCAAACATGCCTGCCTGCCAAATGCTCTGCAATCTCGTCCACCTCCAAGCGGCCTCTTTCGTGATGGACGGATAAAAAATTGGACTTTCTTAGAGCGATATATATCGAATTATGTTGCAGCAGGAAGCGACGTAGACTGTCGGCTTCAAGGAGGCCGGATGGGGAATTCGCTAGCTCCATTCCAAGATCATCAAGAGCGATCTCTATCAATTCGCTTAACAGACTATATTCAAATGCAATCTCGGCAACGGCGTGTTTGATGAAAGCAGCGACGGCTTCCTCTGGGCGGAAGGACTTCGTAAGGTCGATACTCCACAAGTTTGCGCAGAAACTCATCATGCGAGGGTGTCTATACTTAGCAAGTTCGGGAATCCCAAGCTTTTCAGCGGCCTGAATGGCTTCAAATTCCGAAAATTCCTCCAATCCGGCAATCTTCAGCTTGGATCCTAATGCCGACTTAACTACTTCAAAAATCTCAGGACGTGTTGTAAATACGAAGCGGCCTGCGGAGTCTTCAGCCTCTGCCATCGTATTTTGAAGCCATTTTTGCAAGGTATTCCGAGGAATAAGTGCTCGATCTAGGCCATCTAGAAAAATTAGCAAGGAGGTCGAACGAAACCAGTTGATTATTTCCGCAGTAGAGAAAGAACTAAGATGAAGCTCTTCTGCCTGCCGGTTCAAAAAGCGACCCAGAGTGTCACGAAGATGTAGGTCATCAGATCCGATATATTCAGCAGGTATTAAGACACGAATCTGCTCATCATCTTGCTCTGCCTGAGAAACACACCAGGTTGTTTTGCCTTGGCCGGAACCTCCCGCTACTAGAAAGATGTGTTCATTCGACTCAAGAAACCTATTTAATTGAGTGTTGAGATCAGCTCGCATGACATACGAGTTCTTGTCGTAGCGCTTTTGCTTGATTAGTGCTGCTATTTGACTCTTGTTGAACTCAGCACAAACCCCCGTGAGCGTAGGCTGTTGCCCAGTTCGGAGCCTAATTGAAATTCCTTCGCACGTAAGTTGAGATATCAGCGCCGCCGCATCCATCGGACGTCGTAACCTCCCCGCCTCCAAGCATAGGTCGGAGATCACCTTCCATGCCAAGTTACCTGTACTGCTTGCGACAATTGTGTTGAGTGACTCCACGCATGCGTGATAGTCATTAC
It encodes:
- a CDS encoding ATP-binding protein, with amino-acid sequence MTQLRVRARAVDMLGRQQIAGIPTAIHELFKNAHDAYADRVEVDFYRRTRVLVLRDDGYGMTREDLENRWLTIGTESRVKANSTANTDEWRGLRNPPKRIIMGEKGIGRLAIAVIAPVTLLMTRAARPDGLHNLIVTLVHWGLFEQPGIDISAIDIPIKEIPGGTLPSNSDIITLANHVAANLASLQPDIAPEAYDTLCRDLDRVRTISPDILDTTLNRDREKPLSLSGDGYGTHFIVLPVASELDDDIDGGADKDASKLERNLLGFSNYMSDQLPVITTEFRDHNGSEPRSLIGPNEFFSNNDFEKTDQFFEGTFDANGQFTGTVSIYGKSRPFVCNWLDGRGRQPRCGSFYFKYGYVQGAQKDSKLSSESWIDITKKLDRLGGLYIYRDSIRMLPYGNSDIDWLDIEKRRTKSAGDWFFSYRRGFGYVEISHEHNSALSEKAGREGFRENQAYRDFRSILINFYQQLAYEFFRETSPQGDFWDVKKELDLQSKLLEKQRKKAEGRRGELKKQLDVFFKNYENNFFENENKKVRSYIEESIANLTNIHSLGDLALKLRNLDAEVRAQYRKLASASIILAPKGLSLGKSLERDWNAYLNTSATLKAEILDPLRVHIDQQLHNATEGHIAEAQRIENALQDIEKERTESVKALSSLRRAALMASDNMQKTLRITLQDEFAGLRVSMENLVGDFTKRTAENPAYLDEVRHDIENAMSALSEEEASLLDAFRRQMDELTEGITARETLDDRFAALENRNQQLEEQLDFYTEFAQMGMAVGILQHEFERAANGIRVALNDLRPWADRNPPLALIYKPLRTHIEHLDDYLKAIDPLGRRLYRSTVTLSGEEILSAVRRIFSLTLEEAKIELVPTSAFRELKIDCKPPAIIGAFVNIIDNAIYWIDSRAQGERKVVLDADGQDLLISNTGPGIEERMKEQIFDFGVTKKPGGRGMGLAVSRNALHREGFELELAQAGLDTHPIFRISAKEQVSEK
- a CDS encoding DNA cytosine methyltransferase; protein product: MQSNNETLIALDLFCGSGGVTLGLKDAGFKVVGAIDLNTKACATYRANHPEVRLVERDIREVSPCEFADLVPKKLDLLAICAPCQPFSTQNRHKSKDDTRNDLLSTAIPFIETFTPSLVFIENVPGLQSSDVFTFFTTWLHKIAGYAVSEPIKLNAADHGVPQRRARMILVAAKGVPLEDAVRIAQAEKKFVRDAIGDLPPPSVGRTEANPDPLHFARKHTPLNIVRLQHIPKDGGGRESLPDHLQLACHKGKKSSSFSDTYGRMRWGDVAPTLTTGCTDITRGRFAHPEQHRAITLREAARLQSFPDHYVFKGNASEIATQIGNAVPPQMMHCIAQSLKKALTRQSKD
- a CDS encoding helix-turn-helix domain-containing protein yields the protein MVTKARVLRAATIFRERGISQSEVAEIVGASQPQISRILKGDGIRSRKSLISTARLVGRRSAAACCPK
- a CDS encoding response regulator receiver domain; translated protein: MNRENAIQVEPVAANIDDQPPVIESSPAQAGDKATPSAPTPEEIWQQHCMNAVKSFLKNVVIVDNEPYTPPENAQLKTIQAPLAIPVDVGMGGVQAAAELSQPVTTQTQGDALTGGADLTAHRLDIIEISDSFADAGLSCAFVLPKDTDTDSDAKKKRALKAAKAADVLIIDWHLEKQSPELTKEILKELAEQDINEGNRLRLICIYTGNMVTVEILNEAVSALGSGGIDLSKVDGETAKSAACLLAIVNKYTVPSSDLPEKIITLFTKLNDGLIPSFALASVGAIRKNTHHLLTRFESDLDSAYIANRLITDPPEDIAELMRDLLVAEFENSLSYDAVADEYLTPKPIENWLQTKIKTPNSNKAESTETSHIKLETIKTKITKNRKEVASALDIRNEDVQAIEQAIGAKIDNIKTKEKRVAIKKEGDVNMELINQLLKHGINDKGVNKPASETPQIDIHESNRKHISAFLSGSTQESINRENKFSRMVALRREAFGSHKAPWNTSWVPSITTGTILKLKTIEKDKKNESAVEPNGENNDNINSADSKEKSTYYICLTPACDTLRLEEKSAFSFIKAEENTKSYNLVVKNEDGLDLHLKFSTKSPEIFTFKFAPDPIKKRVIGERVDDGNNKFKFPRSDVQEFIWMGEMRYSRAVSEIAKISSTWMRIGLIDSEHLRIAAKG